From the Anguilla anguilla isolate fAngAng1 chromosome 8, fAngAng1.pri, whole genome shotgun sequence genome, one window contains:
- the LOC118233356 gene encoding GTPase IMAP family member 8-like encodes MAGWIDSGDVKTEDLRRRVSAEFERPKMSELRVVLLGKSGELRSKVGNIILGAEVLSVKDQCERARGLVNGKRVALINTPDLLDPKLPDRKLFYQIERCVTLSAPGPHVLLLLLENGNITSEGKQRLERILHSFSPEAFRYSMVLTTQESESTRFDLSYTQVLQMCSRRCYKFHNIDEINYTQVTELMEKIEQIVGQNGGGFLSCEIFKEPESATLGVSQVPLRKAEQKVERKEKPKALSEELQEIKGKEVAGGDRLDLVLFGRRGAGKTFAGNTILGRRESSVGPGSSSVCERREGEVFGRSVTVVEMPALCDAQLTASAVSRLFTSLCGHGVHAFLLVTPAPPLTDEDKAEITRIQETFGSRVTDYMMVIFTHENPAAPPVLDFLQQSKDIQELLRICGNRYFVFYNQHIHNDPAVPKLLEVIEEMKRETGSCFSLDMYWEAQLKRKVRELEARHKTELEEKDSKIRELAERIMGTSQGAGGKDQSSDCVRIVLVGKTGSGKSATGNTILQREEFESDISMKSVTTCCKKGVGEVAGRRVAVVDTPGLFDTSFSNEEVQQEIAKCISFLAPGPHVFLLVLQIGRITKEEKDTLQLIKSTFGKRADMFTIVIFTRGDALTNKSIESFIQRGDPVIQNLIKDCGNRFHVFNNKDMSNRTQVSELLDKIAVMVQRNGGCYTNEMFQEAEFTIRKECERIMSENAEEMQREKETLEAKHEAEMKEMRRKMEEQRHKAEEEIMLQEKNLKDKEEHFRMELEEWKKKEKEKKERREREDTERKARQESEWKSKIDEIEETKRTLEKELKCREEEEKQRAERERKQRKELMEKQKREKIEFEARQAEEKKKREGEEQERKNNEARQRLEWEQRIKEAENEKKEIQEDIKKRAKEWEQEREKEQKSKEKDEQYRRQKEEKERTEYALKERKMREEFEKAMKQERQKGENERRSKEQLERELEEKQRQLKKQQEQLDKERKEEADRRSKEDAERKEEERKRLELLKKELEKERGKLQKSKIAEEARKTKEAKTLKDMEERYHRIIFENNRKHEEAARKKAEEFNNFKEEQGRKLTQLQERYANELREKDAKIHRLERKQCLIM; translated from the exons ATCAGATAGAGAGATGTGTTACCCTGTCTGCCCCAGGTCCTCATGtactcctgctgctgctggagaacGGCAACATTACATCTGAGGGGAAACAAAGATTAGAGAGAATCCTGCACTCTTTCAGCCCTGAGGCCTTCAGGTACTCGATGGTACTGACCACACAGGAGAGTGAAAGCACTCGCTTTGACCTGTCTTATACCCAAGTTCTGCAAATGTGTAGTAGAAGGTGTTACAAGTTTCACAACATAGATGAGATTAATTACACCCAGGTTACTGAACTAATGGAGAAAATAGAGCAGATCGTGGGGCAGAATGGAGGAGGTTTCCTCAGCTGTGAGATTTTCAAGGAGCCAGAATCAGCCACGCTTGGAGTGAGTCAGGTACCTCTGAGGAAGGCTGAACAGAaggtggagaggaaggagaaaccAAAGGCTCTATCTGAAGAACTGCAggaaattaaaggaaaagaag TGGCTGGGGGAGACAGACTGGACCTGGTGTTGTTtgggaggagaggagctggGAAGACGTTCGCAGGGAACACCATCCTGGGACGGAGGGAGTCCAGTGTGGGTCCCGGCTCCTCTTCAgtgtgtgagaggagagagggagaagtgtTCGGTCGCTCGGTTACCGTGGTGGAAATGCCAGCTCTCTGTGATGCACAGCTCACTGCATCCGCTGTGTCTCgtctctttacctctctctgtGGCCATGGAGTCCATGCCTTCCTCCTGGTCACTCCAgctcctcccctcactgatgAAGACAAGGCAGAAATAACCAGGATTCAGGAGACATTTGGCTCAAGAGTCACTGATTACATGATGGTCATTTTTACCCATGAGAATCCAGCTGCTCCACCTGTTCTTGACTTTCTGCAGCAAAGTAAGGATATTCAGGAGCTTCTGAGGATCTGTGGAAACAGGTACTTTGTTTTCTACAACCAGCACATTCACAACGACCCAGCAGTTCCAAAGCTTCTGGAGGTCATAGAGGAGAtgaagagagaaacaggaagctgcTTTTCCCTGGATATGTACTGGGAGGCACAGCTCAAGAGGAAGGTTCGAGAGCTGGAGGCCAGGCACAAGACTGAGCTAGAGGAGAAGGACAGCAAGATCAGAGAATTAGCAGAACGTATTATGGGCACATCACAGG GCGCTGGGGGTAAAGACCAGAGCTCTGACTGTGTGAGGATAGTGCTCGTggggaagacaggaagtgggaaaaGTGCCACAGGAAACACCATACTGCAGAGGGAGGAGTTCGAGTCGGATATCAGTATGAAATCAGTGACGACCTGCTGTAAGAAAGGAGTAGGGGAGGTAGCTGGCAGGCGCGTTGCTGTAGTTGACACGCCGGGTCTCTTTGacacatcattttcaaatgaggaGGTCCAGCAGGAAATAGCCAAATGCATCTCCTTTTTGGCCCCAGGACCTCATGTGTTTCTCCTAGTGCTACAGATTGGAAGAATCACGAAGGAGGAAAAGGACACATTGCAGCTCATTAAGAGCACCTTTGGTAAAAGGGCTGACATGTTCACCATAGTCATATTCACAAGAGGGGATGCACTTACAAATAAATCCATTGAAAGCTTCATTCAACGAGGTGACCCTGTAATCCAAAATCTGATTAAAGACTGTGGAAACAGGTTTCATGTCTTCAATAATAAGGACATGAGCAATCGCACCCAAGTGTCTGAGCTGCTGGATAAGATAGCCGTGATGGTTCAGAGGAATGGAGGCTGTTACACCAATGAGATGTTCCAGGAGGCAGAATTTACCATAAGGAAAGAGTGCGAAAGAATAATGAGTGAGAATGCggaagagatgcagagagagaaagagacgctGGAGGCAAAACATGAAGCGGAGATGAAAGagatgaggaggaagatggAAGAGCAGAGACACAaagcagaagaagaaataatgcttcaggaaaaaaatctgaaagacAAAGAAGAACATTTCAGGATGGAGCTAGAAGagtggaagaaaaaagagaaggaaaaaaaagagaggagagagagggaagacacAGAGAGGAAGGCAAGACAAGAATCGGAGTGGAAGAGCAAAATAGATGAGATTGAGGAAACGAAAAGGACGCTGGAAAAGGAGTTGAAATgtagggaagaggaagagaagcagagggcggaaagagagaggaaacagaggaaagagctgatggaaaaacaaaaaagagaaaagatagAATTTGAGGCAAGGCaagcagaagaaaagaaaaagagagaaggagaggagcaggagaggaaaaaCAATGAGGCGAGACAAAGACTTGAGTGGGAACAGAGAATTAAAGaggcagaaaatgagaaaaaagagatACAAGAAGACATTAAGAAAAGAGCTAAGGAATGGGAGCAggaaagggaaaaggaacagaaaagtAAAGAGAAGGATGAGCAGTAcaggagacagaaagaagagaaagagagaacagagtATGCATTGAAAGAACGCAAAATGCGGGAAGAGTTTGAAAAAGCAATGAAACAAGAAAGACAAAAGGGAGAGAATGAAAGGAGATCTAAAGAGCAACTAGAAAGGGAGCTTGAAGAAAAGCAAAGGcagctgaaaaaacaacaagagcagTTAGAtaaggaaagaaaagaggaggCAGACAGAAGATCTAAGGAGGAcgcagagagaaaagaggaggagaggaaaaggctGGAATTGTTGAAGAAGGAACTTGAGAAGGAACGTGGAAAACTTCAGAAGAGTAAGATTGCTGAAGAGGCTAGGAAAACAAAAGAAGCGAAAACATTGAAAGACATGGAGGAAAGATATCATagaatcatttttgaaaataatcgGAAACATGAAGAAGCTGCtagaaaaaaagcagaggaaTTTAATAACTTTAAGGAGGAACAGGGAAGAAAGCTAACTCAATTACAAGAACGTTATGCAAATGAATTGCGGGAGAAAGACGCAAAAATTCACAGATTggaaagaaaacaatgtttaataATGTAG